In the Flavobacterium sp. 90 genome, CGGCAAGATAACCGTGATTCATAATTTGTTTGAAACGGCTTCCTTCATTAAAAGTTTCTAAAATATGGAAAATAACAACTAATAGAGCGGCTACTCCACGTAAGCCGTCCAGAATTTCATAATGTTTTTTTGGTTGAATGTCCACCGAAATTGAACTCATAAAAATATTTTTTTTGTGGTTAAATAGTTAGTTTGTTTTTTGTTGTTTGTGAAATGTAAAATGTGAAACTCAAAATCTAATTATTGATTTCTTTCCAACTCCCAATATACATCTTTTTTACTTTTTTCTTACATTTCACTTTTTACAATTTACAATTTTTGCTACTGATGATTTTTAAGCCACTCTAATCGGCGTTGATCCGGTAAATGTGTTACTTTGAAATTTTCAAATTTAGCTTCAAAACCTTTTCCGTCTGGAGATGCTGCCATTAAACCTACCATAACCGGCGTATTGTCTTGTAATGGCGCGTTTCTGGTTAGAATATAATTTTTGTCATCATACGAAAAGAAAACTTCAACAGCATCTAATCTTCTTACGACTTTTATCCATACAAATGGCGGTGCTTTTTCTAAAGTTGTAACACTCCAATCGCTTTTATCGTGCGTTACAACAGTGCTGATATTAAATTTTCCATCTACAAATTCAACTCCGGTTTTAATGTAATTTTTCTCGTCAATACGAAGCATTAATCCCATTTGGTCAAAACGTGCGATATAATTACCGGTTAATTTTACTTTGGCTTCAAATTCTCCACCATAAGTTGCGTAGTAAAATGGTGCATCGTCAACCGTAAATCCGTAATGCGAAATACGCCAATAATCACTATTTGCAGTAACATTCATAATCAAAGCATTGTTTTTAATATCCCATTTTTCAGGCTCATTAAACCATTGCATTTTATTTAAGGTCTGCGCCGAAAGGTTTTGCGCTAAAAATAAAACCAAAGCACTAAGTACAATTTTTTTCATATCTAATTTTTTGTTTTTGAACCATTAAGATATTAAGTTAATTAAGCTTATCCTTATGGCAATTTTTTTTAAGTTTAATTAAGCATAGATCAATTTTCGTTTTTTTTACCATTAAGATATTAAGTTAATTAAGCTTTACGCATAATATCTTGGTGTTTTTTTTTAAAGTTTAATTAAGCACAATGCTTAACTTTCTTAATAATAAAACCAATTTTAAGTCTAGTAAACACAAAGCCTTAATTAACTTAATATCTTAATGG is a window encoding:
- a CDS encoding DUF1349 domain-containing protein — translated: MKKIVLSALVLFLAQNLSAQTLNKMQWFNEPEKWDIKNNALIMNVTANSDYWRISHYGFTVDDAPFYYATYGGEFEAKVKLTGNYIARFDQMGLMLRIDEKNYIKTGVEFVDGKFNISTVVTHDKSDWSVTTLEKAPPFVWIKVVRRLDAVEVFFSYDDKNYILTRNAPLQDNTPVMVGLMAASPDGKGFEAKFENFKVTHLPDQRRLEWLKNHQ